Within Phenylobacterium soli, the genomic segment GAAGACCTTCAGGTCCCGCCAAGTGCCCTGAAATTCATTGGCCTGTCGGATCATCCAGCGAGCGCACAGGTAGCGCTTCTCGCCCATCGCCACCTCTAGCGCCTCGTCGTGGTCGTTCAGGGCCTGGGCGTAGGCGTGGTGCGCACCGTCGTCGGCAAAGCTGGAGTCGATGCCGTACATGTGCAGGGTGCGAAAGCCCGAGAAGGCCGCGAGCCACATGGTCCTGAGGCCCACGGTCGAGCCCCCCGGAACGAGGATCACCGGCTTGCTGTCCCGGTAGGGCTCCAGCATCTCCCACAGGCGGTCATAGCCGCTGTCGTAGCCGTTGTGCCAAAGGACGGTTTCGAGGCCCAGCTCGGCGGCGAGATCGAAGACGCTCGGGTCGCACTGGCTGGCGATCATCCAGCGCATGGCCTTCGGGGCGCCATTGAGGAACTCGGCGTTCTGAGGCCGCGCATCGAGCATCACGTTGACATCGGGCGTGATGCCGCGCTGGTGCAGGAACCGCCAGGCGTTATTGACGCTGACGATCCGCGCGCCCCGCCTGCGATGGGCGCGGATCTCAGGGAGATAGTCCTTCATCGACGGCGAGCCGCACACGATGACGCAGGATCGGCCCTCGTTGCGGAAGCCGGTGAACCAGTCGAGGTCGCGCTTGGAGTTCACCTCGACGTTGGCGAGGCGTTGCTCCTCGGAGGTGTTGACGCCCTTGATCTCGGGAAAGGATGTGAACCCGCCTACCCGCCAGATATTCGGGACCCAGCCGTCCGTGACTTCCGCCGGCTTGGGAGATCCGTGGAAGATGACCGCCTTGCACTCGTTGGGCGGCCAATCGCGAGCGGCGCGGTAGGAGACGAACCAGTCGCGGGGGAACGTCGGCCAATCCGGGGCGCACTTCGTAATCCAGTGCTGGTCGCCCGCGTTGATCTGGCCCCTCGGAAGGAGCGCTTTGATCTCGGGCTCGGCCTCCCGCGCGATCTCGTCGGCGGTGAAGTTGTACCAGATCTGGCCGTGCTCTCCGTGATCCCAGACCATGACGGAGCTGTTCCGCATGGGCCAATGAGGGTCATCCATAATCCCCTTGCGCTCTACGAGGTCTTCCAACCGGCCGGTGATCGCCACATCGAGATCGAAGTAGACGCAGCGGTCGCCTTGCGCCCATGGCATGGACGGAGAGAACAGGCGCACCTTCTGCCACCAGCCGGGAAGCGCCGGGTCGGCCGGAATGGCATAGACCCCCTCAGGCAGCTCGTCGGCACGATCCGTGACGCACCAGAAGGCGCAGTCGTGGTCCATGTTGCTGCTGTTGCGCAGCACCATGTCACGAAGGATTTCGACGTAGCTCATCGGGTACTTCGGCCCGACGTTCACACAGACGAAGTTGACGCGGCTCGGCGCGGCGGCGTCAGCCACGGCTTGAGCGGCGGCAGGATGAGGAAGGCCGCCCATCACCAAGTCCCCGAGGCGCCACCGCCCCCGAAGGAGCCGCCGCCGCCCATGAAATCGCCGCCGAGGAGATTGGAGCCACCAAAGTGCGAGAGGTCGAACCCGTCATCGCGCGAAAGCCAATCGGTGCGCTCTGCCTCGACCGTCCCCGGGGCTTTCGCTGCTGCTGCCGTGGATGGCGGCCGATAGTCGAGCTTCAGGGCGAATAGACGCCACCCCAGAGCCGTCTGAAGCATGGCCGCTTGCTCGGTCCCGACTTCCGCTTTCGCAAGCTCCTCGATGTCTTCCGCGACGTGGTATGCAGCTTCCGCCACGCGCTTGACCGCTTCCGACGTCGCACCGCTCAGCGCCATCGCCGGCCCAAGATCGGAGGAGTTCATTCCTTCACCCACGGCGGCACATCCACGCCCACCCACTTGAACCCGCTAGCCCGAATGAAGCTCTCCGAGCCATGGAGGCGGATAAAGGCCCCCGAGGCGCTGACCTGATGGACCGTGTGGCGGTCGCCCGGCTCGATGACACCAAGCTCCGTCTCGCGGCGCTCTGTGGCTTCCACGATGTCGTCCGGGCGAAGCATCAATTCAGCTTCCCCGGAATGATCAGCTTCTTGGGCGCAGAGCCCATGAGCTGGCCCTTGCGCTTGGAGGCATCGAAATAGCCCTTCGCCGCCTTCA encodes:
- a CDS encoding 6-hydroxymethylpterin diphosphokinase MptE-like protein, whose protein sequence is MGGLPHPAAAQAVADAAAPSRVNFVCVNVGPKYPMSYVEILRDMVLRNSSNMDHDCAFWCVTDRADELPEGVYAIPADPALPGWWQKVRLFSPSMPWAQGDRCVYFDLDVAITGRLEDLVERKGIMDDPHWPMRNSSVMVWDHGEHGQIWYNFTADEIAREAEPEIKALLPRGQINAGDQHWITKCAPDWPTFPRDWFVSYRAARDWPPNECKAVIFHGSPKPAEVTDGWVPNIWRVGGFTSFPEIKGVNTSEEQRLANVEVNSKRDLDWFTGFRNEGRSCVIVCGSPSMKDYLPEIRAHRRRGARIVSVNNAWRFLHQRGITPDVNVMLDARPQNAEFLNGAPKAMRWMIASQCDPSVFDLAAELGLETVLWHNGYDSGYDRLWEMLEPYRDSKPVILVPGGSTVGLRTMWLAAFSGFRTLHMYGIDSSFADDGAHHAYAQALNDHDEALEVAMGEKRYLCARWMIRQANEFQGTWRDLKVFAPMPDKIEPVTVHVKGRGLIPDIARKLREEERAA